In a genomic window of Sporosarcina trichiuri:
- a CDS encoding S-layer homology domain-containing protein gives MKKKLFTAAAAGMLAFTLQASVSLAAFTDVGSRYKTEVDYLVSHNYAQGVSSTSFGTNLSIKRIDAAVMVAKALGFSESSTLPDAGFTDVPKNRAWAVNALAARGVISGKTKTQFGTSDTMTRNEMAKVIASAYDLKLSVAPLPFSDVNTRFAPYVGALVENGITQGKSPSKFGATDPITRGEFAIFIYKVEGLSKIEPPEVEEVS, from the coding sequence TTGAAAAAAAAACTGTTTACCGCTGCGGCAGCCGGCATGCTTGCATTCACACTGCAGGCGTCCGTTTCACTCGCCGCCTTCACCGATGTCGGGTCCCGCTATAAAACTGAAGTCGACTACCTCGTCAGCCACAATTATGCCCAAGGTGTCAGCAGCACCTCATTCGGGACAAACCTGTCCATCAAACGGATCGATGCAGCTGTCATGGTCGCAAAAGCGCTCGGCTTCAGCGAATCGAGCACTCTGCCCGATGCCGGGTTCACTGACGTGCCGAAAAACCGGGCATGGGCTGTCAATGCATTGGCAGCCCGCGGTGTCATTTCCGGGAAGACTAAGACACAATTCGGCACGTCCGATACGATGACGCGTAACGAAATGGCGAAGGTCATCGCATCCGCATACGACCTGAAATTGTCGGTCGCCCCTCTCCCGTTCAGCGATGTGAATACGCGATTCGCCCCTTATGTCGGCGCACTCGTGGAAAACGGGATCACACAAGGGAAGTCGCCGTCCAAGTTCGGCGCAACAGACCCGATCACACGCGGAGAATTCGCAATCTTCATCTATAAAGTCGAGGGGCTTTCGAAAATCGAGCCGCCCGAAGTGGAAGAAGTATCCTGA
- a CDS encoding LTA synthase family protein → MKLKFDSKSFLAMGFTVIWFPLLVIAVETFLLGSFEEATVWAQERTTAYLLNVLIVYALFLLLMGIINRFVISFLLANIIAILLAVFSYFKFSFLGENLYPWDLLLYNNVLNLLPNIYKQANVGVALAGIVIVLLVLVGLFIYMLKRRPKPIMRLPWWVRLVFTALGAVCLAAFVFYRTFPGMDQLMKEADMSNITFNQERNYKQNGFYGAFMLNMQSAIVLAPSGYSKSGIESIVKELKKETADQTDASGKKPNIIFVMNESFWDPTLLEKIQFVPDPMPFIRDHQTGWLLSPTFGGGTSNVEFEVLTGFSNNFLPVGSVPYQQYVKEDQPAAMPNYLKGLGYNTLAIHPYAKWFWNRETVYQHFGFDEFLDDKSFKDPIYKGPFISDEQVTKTIIERTEQSDDPMFIYAVTMQNHTGYAEDKYDKFDVKTTVPEGIDDVYNILLRSYTQGVYDADKALEELLEHFKDSDEPTVVAFFGDHLPAIGQDYRLYKVADFVPRGAGESQWGLEDFEKTRSTPLLLWNNFDAPIPDIDHLSPNQLGPAVFDMAGIRKPLYYGLLEQFRDKLPAFTRELKIDADGGLHRDTPDKAKKLSKEYQLLQYDLLFGKRYGEDAVK, encoded by the coding sequence GTGAAACTGAAATTCGATAGTAAGTCGTTCCTCGCAATGGGGTTCACCGTCATCTGGTTCCCGCTTCTCGTGATCGCAGTTGAAACGTTCCTGCTCGGTTCCTTCGAAGAAGCGACGGTGTGGGCACAGGAGCGGACGACCGCCTACCTGCTCAACGTCCTCATCGTCTATGCCCTGTTCCTGCTGCTGATGGGGATCATCAACCGGTTCGTCATCAGTTTTCTGCTGGCGAACATTATCGCCATCCTGCTGGCGGTATTCAGCTACTTCAAGTTCAGTTTTCTCGGAGAGAACCTGTATCCGTGGGATCTGCTGCTGTATAACAATGTACTCAACCTGCTGCCGAACATTTACAAGCAGGCGAATGTCGGCGTGGCACTGGCGGGTATCGTCATCGTGCTGCTTGTATTGGTCGGACTCTTCATCTATATGCTGAAGAGGCGGCCGAAGCCGATCATGCGCCTGCCGTGGTGGGTGCGGCTTGTATTCACTGCACTCGGCGCCGTCTGCCTGGCAGCGTTCGTCTTCTACCGGACATTCCCCGGCATGGACCAGCTCATGAAGGAAGCTGATATGTCGAACATCACGTTCAACCAGGAACGGAATTACAAGCAGAACGGCTTCTACGGCGCCTTCATGCTCAATATGCAGAGTGCCATCGTCCTGGCGCCGAGCGGCTACAGCAAGTCGGGCATCGAGTCGATCGTGAAGGAACTGAAGAAAGAAACGGCCGATCAGACAGATGCTTCCGGCAAGAAGCCGAACATCATCTTTGTCATGAACGAATCGTTCTGGGATCCGACATTGCTGGAGAAGATCCAGTTCGTTCCTGATCCGATGCCGTTCATCCGCGATCATCAGACCGGCTGGCTGCTGTCCCCGACGTTCGGCGGCGGTACAAGCAATGTCGAGTTCGAAGTGCTCACCGGCTTCTCGAACAATTTCCTGCCTGTCGGATCCGTTCCGTACCAGCAGTATGTGAAAGAAGACCAGCCCGCGGCCATGCCGAACTACTTGAAAGGCCTCGGCTACAATACACTTGCGATCCATCCCTATGCGAAGTGGTTCTGGAACCGCGAGACCGTCTACCAGCATTTCGGGTTCGATGAATTCCTCGATGACAAATCGTTCAAGGATCCGATCTACAAGGGTCCGTTCATCTCCGATGAGCAGGTGACGAAGACGATCATCGAGCGGACGGAACAGTCGGATGATCCGATGTTCATTTATGCTGTGACGATGCAGAACCATACCGGCTATGCGGAGGATAAATATGACAAGTTCGATGTGAAGACGACAGTCCCTGAAGGTATCGATGATGTCTACAACATCCTGCTGCGCTCCTATACGCAAGGCGTGTACGATGCCGACAAGGCGCTCGAGGAGCTGCTCGAGCATTTCAAGGATTCGGATGAACCGACCGTCGTCGCCTTCTTCGGAGACCACCTGCCGGCCATCGGTCAGGATTACCGTCTGTATAAAGTCGCTGATTTCGTTCCGCGGGGCGCCGGTGAAAGTCAATGGGGGCTTGAGGATTTCGAGAAGACCCGGTCGACACCGCTCCTGCTGTGGAATAACTTTGACGCGCCGATCCCGGACATCGATCACTTGAGTCCGAACCAGCTCGGCCCGGCCGTGTTCGACATGGCGGGAATCCGGAAGCCGCTCTATTACGGCCTGCTCGAGCAGTTCAGGGACAAGCTCCCTGCGTTCACCCGTGAGCTGAAGATCGACGCTGACGGCGGCCTCCATCGGGACACGCCGGATAAGGCGAAGAAACTGAGCAAAGAGTATCAGCTGCTGCAGTATGACCTGCTATTCGGCAAACGGTACGGTGAAGATGCTGTTAAGTGA
- a CDS encoding S-layer homology domain-containing protein produces the protein MKRILTLAAAAVCALTIAVQPAAAASFPDVPKANRFNDEIQYLTGQKIISGYTNGSFQPKKNVSRAEAAIMIGRMLDLNGAKRNTKFKDVNAQNGASGYIAAATEKGIISGYKDGTFRPNQSISRGDMAIIMSRAFGIETGTVHEFKDISDNMKSYQAIRSIAGDYITTGYADGTFRPNGSVTREQFSAFLARGMSPVYKQRTVNKDGYMPDMTKKYVYATNQGDLTMEYKKTKGQFAELTYTGFFWVGERPATKEVYYIHIEETDKMLVTAYPFSEYYTDLVYPVKTGTTWQNGPADADIAKITGVNKTVKTQYKTFTNAVEVTEKGTKSYYVKGIGLVLSVDSAGKAQRNLKAIK, from the coding sequence ATGAAACGTATCTTGACCCTGGCAGCCGCGGCTGTCTGCGCATTGACGATTGCTGTCCAGCCGGCTGCAGCCGCAAGTTTCCCGGACGTCCCGAAAGCAAACCGGTTCAACGATGAAATCCAGTACCTGACGGGCCAGAAGATCATCAGCGGCTATACGAACGGCAGCTTCCAGCCGAAAAAGAATGTAAGCCGCGCAGAAGCTGCCATCATGATCGGCCGCATGCTCGACTTGAACGGTGCAAAACGCAACACGAAATTCAAGGACGTCAATGCCCAGAATGGCGCGAGCGGCTACATCGCTGCGGCGACAGAGAAAGGCATCATCAGCGGATATAAGGATGGCACATTCCGTCCGAACCAGTCCATTTCGCGTGGCGACATGGCGATCATCATGAGCCGTGCATTCGGAATCGAGACGGGCACTGTGCATGAATTCAAAGATATCAGTGATAACATGAAATCATACCAGGCCATCCGCAGTATCGCGGGAGACTATATTACAACAGGCTATGCCGACGGTACTTTCCGCCCGAACGGCAGCGTGACGCGTGAGCAATTCTCCGCATTCCTGGCACGCGGGATGAGTCCGGTCTATAAACAGCGTACTGTGAATAAAGACGGCTATATGCCGGACATGACGAAGAAATATGTGTACGCCACTAATCAAGGCGATCTGACTATGGAGTACAAGAAGACGAAAGGTCAGTTCGCGGAACTCACCTACACAGGCTTCTTCTGGGTTGGCGAGCGTCCGGCCACGAAAGAGGTATATTATATCCACATCGAAGAAACTGACAAGATGCTGGTGACGGCTTATCCGTTCTCGGAGTACTATACAGATCTCGTCTACCCGGTCAAGACAGGAACTACCTGGCAGAATGGCCCGGCTGATGCGGATATCGCCAAAATCACTGGTGTCAATAAAACCGTGAAGACCCAGTACAAAACATTCACCAATGCTGTCGAAGTGACTGAAAAAGGGACGAAATCCTATTATGTCAAAGGGATTGGTCTTGTCCTGTCAGTGGATTCTGCAGGGAAAGCACAGCGGAACCTCAAAGCTATCAAGTAA
- a CDS encoding S-layer homology domain-containing protein, whose product MKRIAMFAAAITLSAGLAVQPAAAAVSFPDVPKSSRFHDEVQYLVSQSVISGYPNGKFMPKKDVTRAEAAIFIGRMLKMDGTKRATNFKDVGKNQSASGYIAGAVTEGILSGYPDGTYRPDAFISRGDMAAIVDRAFDLQFTSRFLFSDVGPNMRASESIRKISAAGITAGYPDGTFKPTGNVSREQFSAFLARGLSAEFKQRAAIADSFAHDKTKQYTYTGPNGDRLLSYVNSSTKVNGSRLGFVWQEKDVRTGGTEYFVEDESYQGFATGLLQSDYYIELLYPIETGKSWSYYQEKSTYTAVHKTVDTPYRTLANAVEVTTSTGYKNYYVKGVGLIKVVDKNGHIVSVLKAVK is encoded by the coding sequence ATGAAACGTATCGCCATGTTCGCAGCTGCTATTACGCTGTCGGCTGGGCTCGCTGTGCAGCCTGCCGCCGCGGCCGTCAGTTTCCCGGACGTCCCAAAATCCAGCCGATTCCACGATGAAGTCCAATATCTCGTCTCCCAATCCGTCATCTCGGGCTATCCAAACGGCAAGTTCATGCCGAAAAAGGATGTCACCCGTGCAGAAGCTGCCATATTCATCGGGCGCATGCTGAAGATGGACGGGACGAAACGCGCGACGAATTTCAAGGATGTAGGTAAAAACCAGTCTGCGAGCGGCTATATCGCCGGAGCGGTGACAGAAGGGATCCTGAGCGGCTATCCGGACGGCACATACCGGCCGGATGCGTTCATCTCCCGAGGCGATATGGCCGCAATCGTGGACCGGGCATTCGACCTGCAGTTCACCTCGCGCTTCCTGTTCTCGGACGTCGGACCGAACATGCGGGCATCCGAGTCGATCCGCAAGATTTCAGCAGCCGGTATTACAGCTGGTTATCCGGACGGCACGTTCAAGCCGACGGGAAACGTCTCGCGGGAACAGTTCTCCGCATTCCTCGCCCGCGGCCTGTCCGCTGAGTTTAAGCAGCGTGCCGCCATCGCGGACAGCTTCGCCCATGACAAAACCAAGCAATACACATACACCGGGCCGAACGGCGACCGCCTCCTGTCCTATGTGAATAGCAGCACAAAAGTCAACGGCTCCCGTCTCGGGTTCGTCTGGCAGGAGAAGGACGTCAGGACCGGCGGGACGGAATACTTCGTGGAAGATGAAAGCTACCAGGGCTTCGCGACCGGCCTGCTGCAGTCGGATTATTACATCGAACTGCTGTATCCGATCGAAACCGGCAAGTCGTGGAGCTACTATCAGGAGAAGAGTACGTACACGGCAGTCCACAAGACAGTGGACACGCCATATCGGACGCTCGCAAATGCCGTGGAAGTCACCACGTCCACCGGATATAAGAATTACTATGTCAAAGGTGTCGGTCTCATCAAGGTCGTGGATAAGAACGGTCACATCGTCTCCGTGCTGAAGGCGGTGAAGTGA
- a CDS encoding phosphodiester glycosidase family protein, which produces MSFKRTLLSGIAAVALFSSALLPAADAASVSQGVYHTKQAVKVNGYPQTINQLNVNMAKPYTTVEIGLNNPFHKLATVNSLATAHTQINHHVVGAVNASLFHFKNGYPSYLLMNDGIIQHIGAVSTNYNDFMKTPAAFGVTNGNRGKIGKFALSPTIEHNGKSVTMTSFNRVRNDNESILFTSTWPYATTRTNGTGLEVVVTTTKSVEGGFALGEKVTGTVTAIRPHGKKDPAAVPANGKGYVLSAQGTEAAKIRDIKMGDKVSISYSVDDAWKDARYMLASGPLLVQNGKVDMTIDPNSLKAKQRTARTAVATDKTGQYVYLVTADSGVRGKSSGMTMAEFANHLVSIGAYNALNLDGGGSTTMVTRKPGNVYPTLANRPSGSIDRSVSAILEAVSTAPYDKAATMTASQAEPGQVGIGASVGFKVNAALDQYLNVVRSIDQKKVELLAVSNGIGRIENNRFIGEKAGKGSVRVGYENAVTDVPVTVTDSIDDIDLSPSVLMLGTGESIELKASGKSKDQAVIFNPDAISLMASGGIGTLDGKVFTAGAKEGTGTITATYGRTKKTVQVTVTDQPVSLSSFESDAGLKATGIRAEASLAAEKSIQARDGKASVRLSYDFIANKEGISAAYLNFTGGLPLASKPKELGVWVYGDGNKHWLRGSLRDGNGKETVVNFTAEDGQDWTGWKYVTAAIPASAPAPLTLDKIYLAERSSAKKDKGFLLFDQLQARYSSKPHQERAFQPSASARAERQDKTFTVKFTQAMDPAYLTDRYVYVEDEFGARQTVTVTPAASDARKVTIQAPAAGYAKSKNYRLVVTHFAKNKQGVTMVKDSITEFKVN; this is translated from the coding sequence ATGTCATTCAAACGCACCCTGCTGTCGGGCATTGCGGCCGTCGCACTGTTCAGCTCTGCCCTGCTGCCAGCGGCGGACGCGGCGTCCGTGTCACAAGGGGTCTATCACACGAAGCAGGCAGTCAAGGTCAACGGCTATCCACAGACCATCAACCAGCTGAATGTTAATATGGCCAAGCCATACACCACCGTCGAGATCGGTCTGAACAACCCATTCCACAAACTGGCCACGGTCAACTCACTCGCCACCGCCCACACGCAGATCAACCATCATGTCGTCGGGGCAGTCAATGCATCCCTGTTCCATTTCAAGAACGGCTATCCGAGTTACCTGCTTATGAACGATGGCATCATCCAGCATATCGGCGCGGTATCCACCAACTATAATGATTTCATGAAGACACCAGCTGCGTTCGGCGTGACGAACGGCAACCGGGGGAAAATCGGGAAATTCGCCTTGTCTCCGACAATCGAACATAACGGCAAGTCTGTCACCATGACGTCTTTCAATCGGGTACGAAATGATAATGAAAGCATCCTCTTCACATCGACCTGGCCGTATGCGACTACCCGGACGAACGGAACCGGTCTCGAAGTCGTCGTGACGACAACCAAGTCAGTCGAAGGCGGCTTTGCGCTCGGTGAGAAAGTGACCGGTACCGTCACCGCCATCCGTCCGCACGGCAAAAAGGACCCTGCTGCAGTCCCGGCAAATGGAAAAGGGTATGTCCTCTCCGCGCAAGGGACGGAAGCGGCCAAGATCCGGGATATCAAGATGGGCGATAAAGTATCCATCTCCTACTCGGTCGATGATGCCTGGAAAGATGCACGGTACATGCTCGCCTCAGGCCCGCTCCTCGTCCAGAACGGGAAAGTCGATATGACCATCGATCCGAATAGCCTGAAGGCGAAACAGCGCACCGCCCGTACGGCAGTCGCAACCGACAAGACCGGCCAGTATGTCTACCTCGTCACAGCCGATTCGGGAGTACGCGGCAAGAGTTCCGGCATGACGATGGCGGAGTTCGCCAACCACTTGGTTTCGATCGGCGCCTATAACGCCTTGAACCTGGATGGCGGCGGTTCGACGACGATGGTGACCCGGAAACCGGGCAACGTCTATCCGACGCTTGCCAACCGTCCGTCCGGCTCCATCGATCGTTCCGTCAGCGCCATCCTGGAAGCGGTCAGTACGGCACCGTATGACAAAGCGGCCACGATGACTGCAAGCCAGGCGGAACCCGGACAAGTCGGCATCGGCGCATCCGTCGGGTTCAAAGTGAACGCAGCACTCGATCAATATTTAAACGTCGTCCGCAGCATTGATCAGAAAAAAGTGGAACTTCTCGCTGTCTCGAACGGCATCGGCCGAATTGAGAACAACCGGTTCATCGGCGAAAAAGCCGGCAAAGGCTCTGTCAGAGTAGGCTATGAGAATGCTGTGACGGATGTCCCCGTGACAGTTACGGATTCCATCGATGACATCGACCTGTCGCCGTCCGTCCTCATGCTCGGGACTGGAGAATCGATTGAACTGAAAGCGTCCGGCAAGTCGAAGGACCAGGCCGTCATCTTCAATCCGGACGCCATTTCCCTGATGGCTTCCGGCGGCATCGGCACACTGGATGGGAAGGTATTCACAGCAGGGGCGAAAGAAGGCACCGGAACCATCACCGCCACATACGGACGTACGAAAAAAACCGTACAGGTGACAGTGACCGATCAGCCTGTCTCGCTCAGCTCGTTTGAATCGGACGCAGGTCTCAAGGCGACCGGCATTCGTGCCGAAGCTTCACTTGCTGCCGAAAAGTCGATCCAGGCCCGTGACGGCAAAGCGTCCGTACGCCTGAGCTACGATTTCATCGCCAATAAGGAGGGCATCTCCGCCGCCTATCTGAACTTCACTGGCGGCTTGCCTCTCGCATCCAAGCCGAAGGAACTCGGCGTCTGGGTCTATGGCGACGGCAATAAGCACTGGCTCCGCGGCTCGCTCCGGGACGGTAATGGCAAGGAAACCGTCGTCAACTTCACCGCTGAAGACGGACAGGACTGGACAGGATGGAAGTACGTCACAGCCGCCATCCCTGCATCCGCTCCGGCTCCGCTGACACTCGATAAGATCTACCTGGCGGAACGGTCATCGGCGAAGAAGGACAAAGGGTTCCTGCTGTTCGATCAGCTGCAGGCACGGTATTCATCCAAGCCGCATCAGGAACGCGCCTTCCAGCCGTCCGCTTCCGCACGGGCAGAACGTCAGGATAAGACATTCACCGTGAAATTCACCCAGGCGATGGACCCGGCCTATCTGACAGACCGATATGTTTATGTGGAAGATGAATTCGGTGCACGCCAGACGGTTACCGTCACCCCAGCCGCTTCGGATGCGCGCAAAGTGACCATCCAGGCGCCGGCAGCCGGCTATGCGAAAAGCAAAAACTACCGTCTTGTCGTCACCCACTTTGCGAAGAACAAGCAAGGGGTCACCATGGTGAAAGACAGCATCACCGAATTCAAGGTGAACTGA